In Mongoliitalea daihaiensis, one DNA window encodes the following:
- the dnaK gene encoding molecular chaperone DnaK — protein sequence MGKIIGIDLGTTNSCVAVMEGNEPVVIQNSEGRRTTPSIVAFLDNGNGERKVGDPAKRQAITNPANTISSVKRFMGKKFSEVSEEKKHASYKVEQGSNDTVAVKIGDRSYTPQELSAMILQKMKSTAEDFLGQTVTEAVITVPAYFNDAERQATKEAGQIAGLEVKRIINEPTAAALAYGMDKKNQDMKIAVYDLGGGTFDISILELGDGVFEVKSTNGDVHLGGDDFDQVIMNWLAEEFKSEEQIDLRLDPMALQRLKEASEKAKIELSSSASTEINLPYITATQTGPKHLVRTLSRAKFESLSEDLVRRSMEPCKKALRDAGLSASEIDEVILVGGSTRIPKIQEEVEKFFGKKPSKGVNPDEVVAIGAAIQGGVLTGEVKDVLLLDVTPLSLGIETMGGVFTKLIEANTTIPTKKSEVFSTAADNQPAVDIHVLQGERPLAKDNRSIGRFQLSDIPPAPRGVPQIEVTFDIDANGILNVSAKDKGTGKEQKIKIEASSGLSQDDIERMKREAEANAATDKAEKEKIEKLNQADSLVFQTEKQLKEYGDKLSDGNKANISSALEALKSAHQSQDLAGIDSAMENLNKAWEAASQEIYNVTQGAGAQPGPDAGASSGNAGDGVSDVDYEEVSEDKK from the coding sequence ATGGGAAAAATCATAGGTATTGACTTGGGTACTACCAACTCCTGCGTTGCCGTAATGGAAGGTAACGAACCTGTAGTAATCCAAAACTCAGAAGGTAGAAGAACCACTCCATCCATAGTCGCTTTCTTAGACAATGGAAACGGTGAAAGAAAAGTGGGGGACCCTGCGAAGCGTCAGGCTATCACCAACCCTGCTAACACCATCTCCTCTGTTAAAAGATTCATGGGTAAGAAGTTCTCTGAAGTTTCTGAAGAGAAAAAACACGCTTCTTACAAAGTAGAGCAAGGATCTAACGACACGGTAGCGGTAAAAATCGGTGACCGTTCGTACACGCCTCAGGAGCTTTCTGCCATGATCCTTCAGAAAATGAAGTCTACCGCAGAAGATTTCCTAGGCCAAACAGTTACAGAAGCTGTCATCACCGTACCTGCTTACTTCAACGACGCAGAAAGACAGGCTACCAAAGAAGCTGGTCAGATCGCTGGCTTGGAAGTAAAAAGAATCATCAATGAGCCTACAGCAGCAGCCTTGGCTTACGGGATGGACAAGAAAAATCAGGACATGAAAATCGCTGTGTATGACCTTGGTGGTGGTACATTCGATATTTCTATCTTGGAATTGGGTGACGGTGTATTCGAAGTAAAATCTACCAATGGTGACGTACACCTAGGTGGTGATGACTTTGACCAAGTGATCATGAACTGGTTGGCTGAGGAATTCAAGTCAGAAGAGCAAATCGACTTGAGATTGGATCCAATGGCATTACAGCGTTTGAAAGAGGCTTCTGAAAAAGCAAAAATTGAATTATCAAGCTCTGCTTCTACAGAAATCAACCTTCCATACATCACCGCTACGCAGACAGGCCCTAAGCACTTGGTAAGAACGCTTTCCAGAGCAAAATTTGAATCTCTTTCTGAGGACTTGGTAAGAAGATCGATGGAGCCTTGTAAGAAAGCGCTTCGTGATGCAGGTCTTTCTGCTTCTGAAATCGACGAAGTTATCTTGGTAGGTGGTTCTACAAGAATCCCTAAAATCCAAGAGGAAGTTGAGAAATTCTTCGGCAAAAAGCCATCGAAGGGTGTAAACCCAGATGAAGTTGTAGCCATCGGTGCTGCAATTCAAGGAGGTGTATTAACAGGTGAAGTGAAAGATGTATTGTTATTAGATGTGACTCCATTGTCCTTAGGTATCGAAACCATGGGAGGTGTATTCACCAAACTAATCGAAGCAAACACTACCATTCCTACTAAAAAATCTGAAGTATTCTCCACTGCTGCTGACAATCAGCCAGCCGTAGATATCCACGTATTGCAAGGTGAGCGTCCATTGGCAAAAGATAACAGAAGCATCGGAAGATTCCAGCTTTCTGATATCCCACCAGCGCCAAGAGGTGTACCTCAAATCGAAGTTACCTTCGACATCGATGCCAACGGTATCTTGAATGTGTCTGCGAAAGACAAGGGAACAGGCAAAGAGCAGAAGATCAAAATCGAAGCTTCTTCTGGTCTATCTCAGGATGATATCGAGCGTATGAAGCGTGAAGCAGAAGCCAATGCCGCTACTGACAAAGCTGAAAAAGAGAAAATCGAGAAGTTGAACCAAGCTGACAGTTTGGTATTCCAGACAGAAAAGCAATTGAAAGAGTATGGCGACAAGTTGTCAGATGGCAACAAAGCCAACATCTCTTCTGCTTTAGAAGCCTTGAAATCAGCCCATCAGTCCCAGGATTTAGCTGGTATTGATTCTGCTATGGAAAACTTAAACAAAGCTTGGGAAGCTGCTTCTCAGGAAATCTACAATGTCACTCAAGGTGCAGGCGCTCAGCCAGGACCTGATGCAGGTGCAAGCTCAGGTAATGCTGGTGACGGAGTTTCTGATGTAGACTACGAAGAAGTATCCGAAGACAAAAAATAA
- a CDS encoding TlpA family protein disulfide reductase, which translates to MIKLIGILVCVLLASTQVVWGQTFKQIAKTSAAVERAWEKGQTEKAVKKSEGLYGQRESFFYSTTHDRLVRLIQQDENRYWWDYLEALWGKVDPNQQEALEPLYLWGRAVAAQDQEEYALIREDLLRLQKENFHEYGKLERYAQLTLQELVKNNAASEDFKKQVVANNIARLEAYPYLVEIPEDHLEYRTRASNRFLLAYAYDYLFSYIEEKEEYLRNAAEFSLDEFDLLNSYSAYHDGLLLTGFNGVPVGFRSKYQAYLVENSDDTAPIELLAEFVFMQPTDANLKALKERFANQHGEEASFETFWREFITSKATDLPSVSIPFESEVLDLATPKDHWTYVYVWGTWCAPCVKDLPNFQPFYADNLLNSTSNLKIYTLSYMSRNLGGFMKKNGYTFPVSEISNELKETLGISKYPTKMLITPEGKFIELPMDLDWQTSLRNYVLL; encoded by the coding sequence CCGTAAAAAAATCCGAGGGGCTATATGGGCAACGTGAGAGCTTTTTCTACAGTACCACGCATGACAGATTAGTTAGGTTGATCCAACAAGATGAAAATCGGTATTGGTGGGATTATTTGGAAGCACTATGGGGAAAGGTAGATCCCAATCAACAAGAAGCACTTGAACCGCTTTATTTATGGGGAAGGGCTGTTGCAGCACAAGACCAAGAAGAATATGCCTTGATCAGGGAAGATTTGCTCAGGTTACAGAAAGAGAATTTTCATGAATACGGGAAGTTGGAACGCTACGCTCAATTGACACTTCAGGAGTTAGTAAAGAATAATGCTGCATCTGAGGATTTCAAAAAACAAGTTGTAGCCAACAATATTGCTCGGCTAGAAGCATATCCCTATCTAGTGGAAATACCAGAAGATCACTTGGAATACAGAACGCGGGCTTCCAATCGATTTCTACTTGCCTATGCATATGATTATCTGTTTTCATATATAGAGGAAAAAGAGGAATACCTAAGGAATGCAGCTGAATTTAGCCTAGATGAGTTCGATTTACTCAATAGCTATAGTGCCTATCATGATGGCTTGCTATTAACAGGATTCAATGGGGTTCCTGTAGGTTTTAGGAGTAAGTATCAAGCCTATTTGGTAGAAAACAGCGATGATACAGCTCCCATCGAATTGTTAGCTGAATTTGTGTTCATGCAACCAACGGATGCTAATCTTAAAGCATTGAAAGAACGTTTTGCCAACCAACATGGGGAAGAGGCATCATTTGAAACGTTTTGGAGGGAGTTTATCACTAGCAAAGCTACAGACCTCCCCTCAGTAAGTATACCTTTTGAAAGTGAAGTATTGGACTTGGCTACACCAAAAGATCATTGGACCTATGTATATGTATGGGGGACTTGGTGTGCTCCATGTGTGAAAGATCTACCAAATTTTCAGCCCTTCTATGCCGACAACTTGCTCAACTCCACAAGCAATTTGAAAATATATACGCTTTCCTATATGTCCCGGAACTTGGGAGGATTCATGAAAAAAAATGGATATACATTTCCTGTAAGTGAAATCTCCAATGAATTGAAGGAGACCTTGGGCATCTCAAAATACCCTACTAAAATGCTGATTACCCCCGAAGGTAAATTTATAGAATTGCCGATGGACTTGGATTGGCAGACTTCTTTGAGGAATTATGTGTTGCTTTAA
- a CDS encoding co-chaperone GroES: MKLTSDNKLKKLIIVGDRVLIKIRKSDERTSSGLYLPPGVQEKEKVQQGYIIKTGPGYPIPSPMEDDEPWKDREESIKYIPLQAKEGDLALFLLNGSYEVMYEGEKYYIVPQHSILMLEREEEL, translated from the coding sequence ATGAAACTAACTTCTGACAATAAATTAAAAAAACTCATCATCGTCGGTGACCGGGTGTTGATTAAGATAAGAAAATCAGATGAGCGAACTTCCTCTGGTTTGTACTTACCTCCGGGCGTACAAGAAAAGGAAAAAGTTCAGCAAGGCTACATCATCAAAACAGGTCCTGGATATCCCATTCCTTCGCCTATGGAAGACGATGAACCTTGGAAAGACCGGGAGGAAAGTATCAAGTATATCCCGCTACAAGCCAAAGAAGGGGATCTGGCTCTCTTTCTTCTCAATGGAAGTTATGAGGTCATGTACGAAGGGGAAAAGTACTACATCGTCCCACAGCATTCGATATTGATGTTGGAAAGGGAAGAGGAACTGTGA
- a CDS encoding DNA-binding protein, which yields MNYISVNEFAKLNKLSPRTVRHYCANGKIKGAFLTGKTWNIPEDSKITLTKKKSTNTLLDILREQKEMKLKGGIYHKVQVELTYNSNRIEGSKLTQDQTRFIFETNTIGAFSESINVDDIIETTNHFRCIDLMIDKAHIKLSESFIKQLHFFLKTGTSDSSKNWFNVGEYKLLPNEVGGNETCPPKEVASRMNELLQSYHRNPKKTLEDIIGFHYEFEMIHPFQDGNGRVGRLIMFKECLANQVVPFIIDENLKFFYYRGLQEWPQIKEFLRDTCLTAQDNFKAILNYFEIRYE from the coding sequence ATGAACTATATTTCAGTCAATGAGTTTGCCAAGCTGAATAAGCTATCCCCAAGAACGGTAAGGCATTATTGTGCCAATGGGAAGATTAAAGGAGCCTTTTTGACAGGGAAAACATGGAATATTCCCGAAGATTCAAAAATCACGCTTACAAAAAAGAAAAGTACCAATACCTTACTGGATATCTTGAGGGAGCAAAAAGAAATGAAGTTGAAAGGGGGGATTTATCACAAGGTACAGGTAGAATTGACATATAACTCAAATAGGATAGAAGGCAGTAAACTTACACAAGACCAAACACGGTTTATTTTTGAAACCAATACTATTGGTGCTTTTTCAGAAAGTATCAATGTGGACGATATCATTGAAACAACAAATCATTTTAGATGCATTGATTTAATGATTGATAAGGCACACATAAAGTTATCAGAGTCATTTATTAAGCAGCTCCACTTTTTTCTAAAAACAGGCACTTCGGATAGTTCCAAGAATTGGTTCAATGTAGGGGAATACAAACTACTTCCCAACGAAGTTGGAGGCAACGAAACCTGTCCTCCAAAGGAGGTTGCGTCTAGGATGAATGAGTTACTTCAGTCTTATCATAGAAATCCCAAAAAAACACTTGAAGACATCATCGGCTTTCACTATGAGTTTGAAATGATACACCCTTTTCAGGACGGGAATGGCAGAGTTGGGAGATTGATTATGTTCAAGGAGTGTTTGGCTAACCAAGTTGTTCCTTTCATTATCGATGAGAACCTTAAGTTTTTTTATTATCGAGGACTACAAGAGTGGCCCCAAATCAAAGAATTCCTAAGGGATACTTGTTTGACGGCTCAGGATAATTTTAAAGCGATACTGAATTATTTCGAAATCCGATATGAGTAA